A portion of the Salminus brasiliensis chromosome 11, fSalBra1.hap2, whole genome shotgun sequence genome contains these proteins:
- the rnf183 gene encoding E3 ubiquitin-protein ligase RNF183: MTDNRERRSGEGGPGNLKPNVKPQYDQKAKNQQEAQEKPRKSDKPPRRSRSSDSERRGRRRERGERRERGRSEEGRRRGRDRNRDGKGQEKYPEDNLDDTECPVCFCSYDNVFKAPKLLACGHTFCLECLARINVTSAEIKTLSCPVCRELTEIRHGRDLPQLGNNEDIFRKLPPQMQKAQSVRFERSKGKLVLKKPPPGSRPSKKSLHLQGFKKQQREVQPSQDLPSGVMEEGLAAVTIINVGRPPNRVRGRMGRVFQSNHCYYALVGSIIVVTVALMIVGILSFVVMPNMTIAERPPQPGSDFHPNHTDG, from the coding sequence ATGACtgacaacagagagagaagaagtgGAGAAGGAGGACCAGGGAACCTGAAACCCAACGTCAAACCACAGTATGACCAGAAGGCCAAAAACCAACAAGAGGCACAGGAGAAGCCCAGAAAAAGTGACAAGCCCCCTCGGAGAAGCCGAAGCAGTGATTCGGAGCGCCGCGGCAGACGAAGGGAGCGAGGAGAAAGGAGGGAGCGGGGTCGAAGTGAAGAGGGACGGCGCCGTGGCCGGGACCGTAACAGGGATGGCAAAGGTCAAGAGAAATATCCAGAAGACAACTTGGACGACACAGAGTGTCCTGTGTGCTTCTGCTCTTATGACAATGTCTTTAAGGCCCCTAAGTTGCTGGCCTGCGGCCACACCTTTTGCTTGGAATGCCTGGCACGCATCAACGtcacctcagcagaaatcaagacGCTCTCCTGCCCCGTGTGCCGGGAGCTGACTGAAATACGGCATGGACGAGATCTCCCACAGCTCGGTAACAACGAGGACATTTTCCGCAAGCTGCCCCCTCAGATGCAGAAGGCGCAATCAGTGCGCTTTGAGCGCAGCAAGGGCAAACTTGTCCTCAAGAAGCCTCCTCCAGGAAGTAGACCCAGCAAGAAGAGCCTACATTTGCAAGGTTTTAAAAAGCAGCAGAGGGAAGTGCAGCCAAGTCAAGATTTGCCCTCTGGGGTAATGGAGGAAGGCCTTGCTGCGGTCACCATAATCAATGTGGGGAGACCTCCAAACAGGGTGAGAGGACGCATGGGACGGGTCTTCCAGTCCAACCACTGCTACTATGCTCTAGTGGGCTCCATCATAGTAGTAACTGTGGCACTGATGATAGTGGGCATTTTGAGCTTTGTCGTGATGCCTAACATGACAATCGCTGAACGTCCACCACAACCAGGAAGCGATT